In the genome of Labeo rohita strain BAU-BD-2019 chromosome 24, IGBB_LRoh.1.0, whole genome shotgun sequence, one region contains:
- the decr2 gene encoding peroxisomal 2,4-dienoyl-CoA reductase [(3E)-enoyl-CoA-producing] isoform X1, with protein MAEKPQLVNNSPEDIETDECMSTYTHIYSPDLLIDQVAFITGGGSGIGFRIAEILMRHGCDTVIASRNLEKLTEAAKKLSSTTGRRCLPFTMDVRQPETISAAVDETLKTFGRVDILINNAAGNFLCPATSLSFNAFKTVMEIDTMGTFNTSKVIYDKWFKDHGGSIVNISATLGYRGQALQVHAGSAKAANDAMTRHLAVEWGPSGVRVNTVAPGPISGTEGYRRLGGSLAESVGAFRSIPLQRAGNKTEMAHAVLFLASRAASYVTGAILVADGGAWLTSANDVERLLGFWSAEKRKDK; from the exons ATGGCAGAGAAACCTCAGCTGGTCAATAATTCACCAGAGGACATTGAGACTGATGAGTGCATgagcacatacacacatatcTACAGCCCTGATCTGCTCAT tgaTCAAGTGGCCTTTATAACTGGTGGAGGGTCAGGTATTGGGTTTCGAATAGCAGAAATTCTGATGAG GCATGGTTGTGACACAGTCATCGCCAGCAGAAATCTGGAGAAACTCACAGAG gcGGCGAAGAAGTTAAGCAGCACCACAGGCAGACGGTGTTTGCCGTTTACCATGGATGTACGTCAACCGGAGACGATTTCTGCTGCCGTGGATGAAACCCTGAAGACATTTGGACGTGTTGACATACTTATTAACA atGCGGCAGGTAATTTCTTGTGTCCAGCTACATCATTGTCTTTTAACGCTTTCAAGACAGTAATGGAGATCGACACCATGGGAACTTTCAACACCAGTAAAGTCATCTATGACAAATGGTTCAAg GATCATGGCGGCTCCATTGTCAACATTTCCGCCACGCTAGGATACAGAGGTCAGGCTCTCCAGGTGCATGCTGGGTCAGCAAAGGCTGCAAATg atGCCATGACAAGGCATTTGGCGGTCGAGTGGGGTCCCAGTGGTGTGAGGGTGAACACAGTGGCCCCAGGGCCCATCTCTGGCACAGAGGGATACCGTAGACTGG GTGGTTCACTTGCTGAGTCAGTTGGAGCTTTCCGCAGCATCCCGCTGCAAAGAGCCGGCAATAAGACGGAGATGGCGCATGCGGTTCTTTTCCTGGCCAGCCGTGCGGCTTCGTATGTCACCGGCGCTATACTGGTTGCAGACGGAGGGGCGTGGCTCACCTCGGCCAATGACGTGGAACGGCTGCTGG GTTTTTGGTCAGCAGAGAAACGGAAggataaataa
- the decr2 gene encoding peroxisomal 2,4-dienoyl-CoA reductase [(3E)-enoyl-CoA-producing] isoform X2: MAEKPQLVNNSPEDIETDECMSTYTHIYSPDLLIDQVAFITGGGSGIGFRIAEILMRHGCDTVIASRNLEKLTEAAKKLSSTTGRRCLPFTMDVRQPETISAAVDETLKTFGRVDILINNAAGNFLCPATSLSFNAFKTVMEIDTMGTFNTSKVIYDKWFKDHGGSIVNISATLGYRGQALQVHAGSAKAANDAMTRHLAVEWGPSGVRVNTVAPGPISGTEGYRRLGGSLAESVGAFRSIPLQRAGNKTEMAHAVLFLASRAASYVTGAILVADGGAWLTSANDVERLLGIISSRSAKL, encoded by the exons ATGGCAGAGAAACCTCAGCTGGTCAATAATTCACCAGAGGACATTGAGACTGATGAGTGCATgagcacatacacacatatcTACAGCCCTGATCTGCTCAT tgaTCAAGTGGCCTTTATAACTGGTGGAGGGTCAGGTATTGGGTTTCGAATAGCAGAAATTCTGATGAG GCATGGTTGTGACACAGTCATCGCCAGCAGAAATCTGGAGAAACTCACAGAG gcGGCGAAGAAGTTAAGCAGCACCACAGGCAGACGGTGTTTGCCGTTTACCATGGATGTACGTCAACCGGAGACGATTTCTGCTGCCGTGGATGAAACCCTGAAGACATTTGGACGTGTTGACATACTTATTAACA atGCGGCAGGTAATTTCTTGTGTCCAGCTACATCATTGTCTTTTAACGCTTTCAAGACAGTAATGGAGATCGACACCATGGGAACTTTCAACACCAGTAAAGTCATCTATGACAAATGGTTCAAg GATCATGGCGGCTCCATTGTCAACATTTCCGCCACGCTAGGATACAGAGGTCAGGCTCTCCAGGTGCATGCTGGGTCAGCAAAGGCTGCAAATg atGCCATGACAAGGCATTTGGCGGTCGAGTGGGGTCCCAGTGGTGTGAGGGTGAACACAGTGGCCCCAGGGCCCATCTCTGGCACAGAGGGATACCGTAGACTGG GTGGTTCACTTGCTGAGTCAGTTGGAGCTTTCCGCAGCATCCCGCTGCAAAGAGCCGGCAATAAGACGGAGATGGCGCATGCGGTTCTTTTCCTGGCCAGCCGTGCGGCTTCGTATGTCACCGGCGCTATACTGGTTGCAGACGGAGGGGCGTGGCTCACCTCGGCCAATGACGTGGAACGGCTGCTGGGTATTATCTCATCTCGCTCTGCAAAACTATGA